A section of the Clostridium omnivorum genome encodes:
- a CDS encoding glycoside hydrolase family 130 protein: MNKKTIIGPSLPNIPWEDRPADCKDVIWRYSKNPIIPRNLLPFSNSIFNSAVVPFEGKYAGVFRCDDKRREMRIHAGFSEDGINWSINPEPIVFIGDKEEVGEFEYAYDPRVCFIEDRYYVTWCNGYHGPTIGLAYTFDFKEFHQLDNITLPYNRNGVMFPRKINGKYAMLSRPSDTGHTSFGDIFYSESPDMVYWGKHKHVMGTRGWWQSTKIGAGPVPIETTEGWLLFYHGVLTSCNGYVYHFGAALLDLEQPWKVLYRTEPYLMSPQMLYECVGDVPNVVFPCAALADSDTGRIAVYYGAADTVTGVAFAQVDELIEFIKNNSKL; encoded by the coding sequence ATGAATAAAAAAACTATAATAGGTCCATCCCTCCCTAATATACCTTGGGAGGATAGACCGGCAGACTGTAAGGACGTAATATGGAGATACTCTAAAAACCCAATTATACCAAGGAACTTGTTACCTTTTTCAAATAGCATATTCAATAGTGCAGTAGTGCCTTTTGAAGGGAAGTATGCTGGAGTCTTTAGATGTGATGATAAAAGACGTGAAATGAGAATACATGCAGGCTTTAGTGAAGACGGAATAAACTGGAGTATAAACCCTGAACCAATAGTTTTTATTGGAGACAAAGAGGAAGTAGGAGAATTTGAGTATGCCTACGATCCAAGGGTTTGCTTTATAGAGGATAGATATTATGTTACCTGGTGCAATGGCTATCATGGACCAACAATAGGACTAGCCTATACCTTTGATTTTAAGGAATTTCACCAACTGGATAATATAACCCTGCCATACAATAGAAACGGTGTTATGTTCCCAAGAAAAATAAACGGAAAATATGCTATGCTAAGTAGGCCAAGTGATACAGGACATACCTCTTTCGGAGATATCTTTTACAGTGAAAGCCCAGACATGGTTTATTGGGGAAAACATAAACACGTAATGGGAACAAGAGGCTGGTGGCAGAGTACAAAAATAGGAGCAGGTCCAGTGCCAATAGAAACTACAGAAGGCTGGCTGCTGTTTTACCACGGAGTATTAACCTCCTGCAATGGCTATGTATATCATTTTGGTGCAGCGCTTCTAGACCTAGAGCAGCCATGGAAGGTGCTTTACAGAACAGAACCATATCTAATGTCACCACAAATGCTGTACGAATGTGTAGGAGACGTGCCAAACGTAGTATTCCCATGTGCAGCTTTAGCAGACAGTGATACTGGCAGAATTGCAGTATACTACGGAGCTGCTGATACAGTAACAGGTGTGGCATTTGCACAAGTAGATGAGTTAATTGAGTTTATTAAAAATAATTCAAAGCTATAA
- a CDS encoding ABC transporter substrate-binding protein, with protein MLKFKKLLALTLGAVIASSMVLTGCTKDKATSGQKDSNSKPVELVWYTIGTPQKDMEKVNEEINKYIKDKIGATVKIKQVDWGDYNQKMQVVINSGEEYDIAFTCSWANDYLANARKGAFVALNDSKNNLLEKYGKDTYNTVDKNFWEGAKLDGKIYAVPTNKELGVSPEWVFTKEYVDKYNIDISKIKTLEDLEPYLKLIKEKEPDVVPFYIIKDFTVPQAFDKIIDPVGVSLTDNSLKVANLYETDGMKKTLETMNKYYKAGYINKDAATAKDDKTVKRFVTKGDGQPYADVLWSKDLGYKVVATPIMDTYITNASTTGAMQAISVTSKHPDKAMQFLNLLNTDKTLRNLVNYGIEGVHYQKVGDGQIKITPEQKNYQMPYFALGNLFITYTLDNEPKTKWDEFKKFNSDSKKSPALGFKFDATPVNTEVAALRNILDEFGPVLNSGTVDPNEYLPKMNAKLKAAGIDKIVAEMQKQMDQWKASSK; from the coding sequence ATGTTAAAGTTTAAAAAACTCTTGGCATTAACTTTGGGGGCTGTAATAGCATCTTCAATGGTTTTAACTGGATGTACTAAGGATAAAGCTACATCAGGCCAAAAGGATTCAAATTCTAAACCAGTAGAACTAGTTTGGTATACTATTGGTACTCCTCAAAAGGATATGGAAAAGGTAAATGAGGAAATTAATAAGTATATTAAGGATAAAATAGGCGCAACCGTTAAGATTAAGCAGGTTGACTGGGGTGATTACAACCAAAAGATGCAGGTGGTTATTAACTCAGGAGAGGAATATGATATAGCGTTTACCTGCTCATGGGCTAATGATTATTTAGCAAATGCTAGAAAAGGTGCTTTTGTAGCACTAAATGATTCAAAAAACAATCTTTTAGAAAAGTATGGTAAGGATACTTACAATACAGTAGATAAAAACTTCTGGGAAGGCGCAAAGCTGGACGGAAAAATCTATGCTGTTCCAACTAATAAGGAACTTGGAGTATCACCAGAGTGGGTATTTACTAAAGAATACGTAGACAAATACAATATTGATATATCAAAGATAAAGACTCTAGAGGACCTAGAGCCATACCTTAAGCTTATAAAGGAAAAGGAACCAGATGTAGTTCCATTCTATATCATTAAGGATTTCACAGTTCCACAAGCTTTTGATAAGATAATAGATCCTGTTGGAGTATCCCTAACAGATAATAGCTTAAAAGTAGCTAATCTTTATGAAACAGATGGAATGAAGAAAACTCTAGAGACTATGAACAAGTACTATAAAGCAGGATATATAAACAAGGATGCTGCTACAGCTAAGGATGATAAGACTGTTAAGAGATTTGTAACAAAGGGTGACGGACAGCCTTATGCAGATGTATTATGGTCAAAAGATTTAGGATACAAAGTAGTAGCAACTCCAATAATGGATACTTATATCACTAATGCTTCAACTACAGGAGCTATGCAAGCTATATCTGTAACATCAAAGCATCCAGATAAAGCTATGCAGTTCTTAAATCTTTTAAATACTGATAAGACCTTAAGAAATCTAGTAAACTATGGTATAGAAGGAGTACACTATCAAAAGGTTGGAGACGGCCAAATAAAGATTACTCCAGAACAAAAGAACTACCAAATGCCTTATTTCGCACTTGGAAACCTATTTATTACTTACACTTTAGATAATGAACCAAAGACTAAGTGGGATGAATTCAAGAAGTTCAATTCTGATTCTAAGAAATCTCCTGCACTAGGTTTCAAATTTGATGCAACTCCAGTAAATACTGAAGTAGCCGCACTTAGAAATATCTTAGATGAATTTGGACCAGTTTTAAATAGCGGAACAGTAGATCCAAATGAATACCTTCCTAAGATGAATGCTAAGCTTAAGGCAGCTGGTATAGATAAAATAGTTGCTGAAATGCAAAAGCAAATGGATCAATGGAAGGCAAGCAGCAAATAG
- a CDS encoding putative ABC exporter domain-containing protein has protein sequence MKALVYIIKRSLINYIKRFKEKPQKLVGPVFVVLWLIIMFLPMTKNPNSKSSIQPDIFVSLFMLFIIIVFLFSLYSGSKKVDSKFNMCDVNLIFVSPIRPQTVLLYGIVKKIALELLTSFYLIYQIPNILRNSNIPGINQLLLIVAYILFQLVLCNIIKLFIFAMSTKHESLGDTIRIIIRVLVVSTVGGIVLLFLKGSPLEFANSLMNHVTYDAFIKYIPVFGWMREMALQTFTGITLSYYIYLLLLLALSGLLIYITYTMELDFYEDMLASAENNDLLKNIKEGKDVSSQRKTKQTFLTKPFKKINLKLDGVYGAKVLFFKHMNEYLKRSFLFLINTYSLALLCVSVLLGIFAKGMDIKLVFLLACVLLFFSAGFGGKIYIEISHYFIFLLPDSPHKKLFYGISSSLVKVFSDSLLLFLPFGILAKASPIEVILSIICYVTLGGMLSYSGLFGFRIASFLGFTGALSQGLFFMFFQLLIAVPAVIMVVIFTVSFTALSSYAIYPAFLIYSIVAAALFSFGCVGLFNDMEFM, from the coding sequence ATGAAAGCACTAGTCTATATAATTAAAAGATCACTGATAAACTACATAAAAAGATTTAAAGAAAAGCCTCAAAAGCTAGTAGGTCCTGTGTTTGTAGTACTTTGGCTTATAATAATGTTTCTTCCAATGACAAAGAACCCAAATAGCAAAAGTTCTATACAGCCTGATATTTTTGTAAGCTTATTTATGCTTTTTATAATAATTGTATTTTTATTTTCCTTATATAGTGGTTCCAAAAAGGTAGATTCAAAATTTAATATGTGCGATGTAAATTTAATTTTTGTGTCACCAATTAGACCTCAAACTGTACTGCTTTATGGCATAGTTAAAAAGATTGCTTTAGAGCTTTTAACCTCCTTTTACCTTATATATCAGATTCCCAATATACTAAGGAATTCTAATATACCTGGTATAAATCAGCTGCTGCTGATTGTTGCATACATTCTTTTTCAGCTTGTTCTATGCAACATAATAAAACTCTTTATCTTTGCAATGAGTACAAAGCATGAAAGCCTTGGAGATACAATTAGAATAATTATAAGAGTATTAGTTGTTTCCACAGTAGGCGGCATCGTGCTGCTTTTCTTAAAAGGAAGCCCACTTGAATTCGCAAACTCTCTTATGAACCATGTTACTTATGATGCCTTTATAAAATACATACCAGTGTTTGGATGGATGAGAGAAATGGCTCTGCAGACCTTCACTGGAATAACCTTATCCTATTATATATATCTGCTTCTTCTTTTGGCATTAAGCGGCCTCTTAATCTACATAACCTACACTATGGAATTAGATTTTTATGAAGACATGCTAGCTTCAGCAGAAAATAATGATTTACTTAAAAATATAAAAGAAGGTAAGGATGTATCATCGCAGCGCAAAACTAAGCAGACCTTTCTCACTAAACCATTTAAAAAAATAAATTTAAAGCTTGATGGAGTTTATGGCGCTAAGGTTTTATTTTTCAAACACATGAATGAATACTTAAAGAGAAGCTTTTTGTTTTTAATTAATACCTATTCTTTAGCACTCCTTTGTGTATCAGTACTTTTGGGTATTTTTGCTAAAGGAATGGACATAAAACTTGTGTTTTTACTAGCCTGTGTACTTCTATTCTTTAGCGCTGGCTTTGGAGGAAAAATCTATATAGAAATATCCCATTACTTCATTTTTCTTCTTCCAGATAGTCCGCATAAAAAGCTCTTTTATGGTATTTCTTCCTCCTTAGTGAAGGTTTTCTCCGATTCTTTACTTTTATTTTTACCCTTTGGCATACTTGCTAAAGCATCACCAATTGAAGTAATACTATCAATAATATGCTACGTTACCCTAGGAGGCATGCTGTCCTACAGCGGACTATTCGGGTTTAGAATTGCTTCGTTTTTAGGTTTCACAGGTGCCCTTTCACAAGGTTTGTTTTTTATGTTCTTCCAGCTATTAATTGCAGTACCAGCTGTAATAATGGTGGTAATTTTTACAGTATCCTTTACAGCATTAAGTTCTTACGCCATTTATCCTGCCTTCCTAATTTATAGTATAGTGGCAGCAGCTCTGTTCTCCTTTGGCTGTGTTGGATTGTTTAATGATATGGAATTTATGTAA
- a CDS encoding alpha-mannosidase — MYYALERVQKICSELKNYVYTNRISINDYKMLEGNYLGMEGIKKAEGQWKEFHTGDLWGGRDYHCWLKSQVTVPEEFAGKVIALSFKTFDEGWDAINPQFILYVNGEHIQGIDINHREVIISDYAEAGKTYEIDLHAYSGMVADRKCTLYGELVTIDKPLRELFFNLQVPVWVCEKLDKEDKRRIDMLSVLNEAINLLDLRKPFSKEFHASIDEANNFMRTEFYEKLCGHNDTIATCVGHTHIDVAWHWTVAQTREKVARSFSTVLKLMEEYPEYIFMSSQPQLYKFLKEDHPHVYEKVKEKVKEGVWEPEGAMWLEADCNVTSGESLIRQILFGKRFFKDEFGVDSEILWLPDVFGYSAALPQILKKSDVNYFMTTKIAWNQFNKVPYDTFMWKGIDGTEVLTHFITTKGPYQEPESHFTTYNGEIHPGAIIGAWDRYQQKEINNDVLVSYGFGDGGGGATYEMLEVAKRLNKGILGCPKVEMGTSRDYFKKLEKKVKGNKRLPKWSGELYLEYHRGTYTSMARNKRDNRISENLYTTAEKMNSFAMLLGKNYPQESLNKGWENILLNQFHDILPGSSIKEVYEVTKEEYKEIIGNGNKALKEAVDAIASKVNVKSKSVMVFNSLSFNRNDIAEFEIPEGITNPALIDEVGRKVICQRTEGKKAIFFAENVPANGYKSYMITDASKAASEVLISNEAAENKYIRLEFDNKGQIKSFYDKVNNRELLKNGELGNVLQAFEDKPMNFDNWDIDIYYDEKLWKVDDVQSVEVIEKGPVRSTLKLTRKFSDSTIIQRVCIYNDMSRVDFKTYVDWKEHQVLLKAAFPIDINTNKATYEIQYGNVERPTHQNTSWDTARFEVCGQKWADLSEGDFGVSLLNDSKYGHDIKEGVMRLTLIKSGIEPNPTTDQEEHNFTYSLYPHSGDWRQGNTVQMAYNLNVPLYTKVEEEHAGELPAEASFAKINSDNAIIEVIKKAEDSGDLVIRLYECYNKRSNVTIELLKNIEEAVECNLMEKDMEPVNFEGNKLSFELKPYEIKSFKVKLKA, encoded by the coding sequence ATGTATTACGCATTAGAAAGAGTTCAAAAGATATGCAGTGAGTTAAAAAATTATGTATACACAAATAGAATATCTATAAATGATTATAAAATGCTTGAAGGTAACTACCTTGGTATGGAAGGCATAAAAAAAGCTGAAGGACAGTGGAAGGAATTTCATACAGGAGACCTTTGGGGAGGAAGAGACTATCACTGCTGGTTAAAAAGCCAGGTAACTGTACCTGAAGAATTTGCAGGAAAGGTTATAGCATTAAGCTTTAAAACCTTTGATGAAGGCTGGGATGCAATAAACCCTCAGTTTATCCTCTATGTAAATGGAGAGCATATTCAAGGAATAGATATAAACCACAGAGAAGTTATAATTTCTGACTATGCAGAAGCAGGTAAAACCTACGAAATAGATCTGCATGCTTACAGTGGAATGGTAGCAGACAGAAAGTGTACACTCTATGGGGAACTTGTTACAATAGACAAACCTTTAAGAGAACTTTTCTTTAATCTTCAAGTGCCAGTATGGGTATGTGAAAAGCTAGATAAAGAAGACAAGAGAAGGATAGATATGCTTTCAGTTTTAAATGAGGCTATAAATCTTCTTGATTTAAGAAAGCCATTCTCAAAAGAGTTCCATGCAAGTATAGATGAAGCAAACAATTTTATGAGAACAGAATTCTATGAAAAATTATGCGGACATAATGACACTATAGCTACTTGTGTTGGACATACTCACATAGATGTTGCTTGGCACTGGACAGTAGCTCAAACACGAGAAAAGGTAGCAAGGAGCTTTTCCACAGTACTTAAGCTTATGGAGGAGTATCCTGAATATATATTTATGTCCAGTCAGCCTCAGCTATATAAATTCCTAAAGGAAGATCATCCTCATGTTTATGAAAAAGTTAAGGAAAAGGTTAAAGAGGGAGTTTGGGAACCAGAAGGAGCTATGTGGCTTGAAGCAGACTGTAATGTAACCTCTGGGGAATCCTTAATTCGGCAAATACTATTTGGAAAGAGATTTTTTAAGGACGAATTTGGAGTGGACAGTGAAATACTTTGGCTTCCAGACGTATTTGGATACAGTGCAGCACTTCCACAGATATTAAAAAAGTCAGATGTAAACTACTTTATGACTACAAAGATAGCTTGGAATCAATTTAATAAAGTGCCTTATGATACCTTTATGTGGAAGGGAATAGATGGTACGGAAGTATTAACTCATTTTATAACAACTAAAGGTCCATATCAGGAACCAGAATCACACTTTACAACCTATAATGGAGAAATACATCCAGGGGCTATTATAGGGGCTTGGGATAGATATCAGCAAAAGGAAATAAACAATGATGTACTAGTTTCCTATGGCTTTGGTGATGGCGGCGGTGGTGCTACCTATGAAATGCTTGAAGTAGCTAAGAGATTAAATAAAGGTATACTAGGATGTCCAAAGGTGGAAATGGGCACATCAAGGGATTACTTTAAAAAGCTTGAAAAGAAGGTAAAGGGAAATAAGAGACTTCCAAAGTGGTCAGGAGAATTATATCTTGAGTATCATAGAGGAACTTATACCTCCATGGCTAGAAATAAGAGAGACAATAGAATAAGTGAAAATTTATATACAACAGCTGAAAAGATGAACTCCTTTGCAATGCTTTTAGGCAAGAACTATCCACAAGAGAGTTTAAACAAGGGATGGGAAAACATACTTCTAAATCAGTTCCATGATATACTTCCAGGGTCTTCAATAAAGGAAGTTTATGAGGTTACTAAGGAAGAATATAAAGAAATAATAGGCAATGGAAATAAGGCTCTAAAGGAAGCAGTAGATGCAATAGCTTCAAAGGTAAATGTAAAATCAAAATCAGTGATGGTATTTAACTCATTATCCTTTAACAGAAATGACATTGCTGAATTTGAGATTCCAGAGGGAATAACGAACCCAGCTCTTATAGATGAAGTTGGAAGGAAAGTAATCTGCCAGAGAACAGAAGGAAAGAAGGCTATATTCTTTGCAGAAAATGTTCCTGCTAATGGTTACAAGTCTTATATGATTACTGATGCTTCAAAAGCAGCATCGGAAGTTTTAATTAGCAATGAAGCAGCAGAAAATAAATATATAAGACTAGAGTTTGATAATAAAGGACAAATTAAATCCTTCTATGATAAGGTAAACAATAGAGAATTATTAAAGAATGGTGAGCTAGGTAATGTGCTTCAAGCTTTTGAAGACAAGCCTATGAATTTTGATAACTGGGATATAGATATATACTATGATGAAAAGCTTTGGAAGGTAGATGATGTTCAAAGCGTTGAAGTTATAGAAAAGGGACCAGTAAGATCAACTCTTAAGCTTACAAGAAAGTTTTCTGATTCAACTATAATCCAAAGGGTTTGTATATATAATGATATGTCCAGAGTAGACTTTAAAACTTATGTAGATTGGAAAGAGCATCAAGTGCTTTTAAAGGCAGCCTTCCCAATAGACATAAATACAAATAAAGCTACCTATGAAATACAATATGGAAATGTAGAAAGACCTACTCACCAGAATACTTCTTGGGATACAGCAAGATTTGAAGTATGCGGTCAAAAGTGGGCAGACCTTTCTGAGGGAGACTTTGGTGTGAGCCTTCTAAATGACAGCAAATATGGACATGACATTAAAGAAGGAGTTATGAGATTAACTCTTATAAAGAGCGGCATAGAACCAAATCCTACTACAGATCAAGAGGAGCATAACTTCACCTATTCTCTATATCCTCACAGCGGAGACTGGAGACAAGGAAATACCGTACAAATGGCTTATAACCTAAATGTACCTCTATATACAAAGGTAGAAGAAGAACATGCTGGAGAACTTCCTGCTGAAGCTTCCTTTGCTAAGATTAATTCAGATAATGCAATAATTGAGGTTATAAAGAAGGCTGAAGACAGTGGGGATTTAGTAATAAGACTTTATGAATGCTACAACAAGAGAAGCAATGTAACTATAGAATTATTAAAGAATATAGAAGAGGCAGTAGAATGCAATCTTATGGAAAAGGACATGGAGCCTGTAAACTTTGAAGGCAATAAGCTTAGCTTCGAGCTTAAGCCATACGAGATAAAGAGCTTTAAGGTTAAGCTAAAGGCTTAA
- a CDS encoding endo-beta-N-acetylglucosaminidase: protein MKLKKRLSALALGIMVLFNSINLNVSAITKDDQAMQEKTGQPLASYWFPEELLKWSPSTDKDAKFNRGTVPLQKRVKGNKLNSTQSDKAKVVSLAIANEHTSSTPSQGSNKFENYNFTYWQYVDTLVAWAGSSGEGIIVPPSSDLIDSAHRNGVEILGTVFFPPEAYGGKIQWVKAFLSKDSNGNFIMADKLLEAAKYYGFDGWFINQETNGLTEEEAATFKEFLVYIQNKKDKDMQIMWYDSMIKNGNVKWQRQLNDNNKQFLQDGNTRVSDGMFLDFYWYYTIQWNSDGTYTALEPKKLENSKAVAEQLGRSPYDLYAGIDVQANGYDTLYSMDADFNELYPNKGTGALSTLFPEGQEPTTSLGLYCPSWTYYSSANYDEFLKKENRFWVSESGDPRNTNTPHPWKGISNYFVEKSPVTSIPFVTNFNMGNGKFYNVNGNKAGNLEWNNRSLQEVMPTYRWVIDNNGGNLLKASEDYTDSYYGGSSIKLQGALNKGGNSLIKLYNSDLKIQEDTIISLTYKQNANTNLKLALSFDGSNETKYFDLKSSGNVWKNSEVSLADFSGRKLDNISLYVSGNESKDDYKLNLGRLEIRNNLDKLIIGKPSNLKIDDSKIRDSYFTTARLSWDKVPGEVQQYEIYRIKADGSREFLGATPNNAYFVQEIQRDGREKDYKFAVKAVNKYFEASESNETIISGQWPDYPAPKASFEISSSIAAPGEEIVFKSTSSAATEQLEWTIEGAVPDKSTDKEVKVKFDKEGIYTVSLKAKNAAGEDVMRKDNLITISKDAVGGIKNLALNKAAEASGFTNDSEGPSKAVDGSVKNKWCTTNSGDKWLIVDLGKTSTITDFAIKHAAAGGEGGALNTSDFKIQLSDDKTNWNTVVDVKDNVDGITRHPIDYTAARYARLYITQAEKGSGSGGAARIYEFEINGVEAAQLTVPKYSALKSALRDKIYEGKDTLNQYNKLTKAVLAFKEELSNAEQVLNNDSAEAQAIMDETDRLNTAIQEFIKSRDKADFSKLQAAVDYMQKQSKNFIIGNNAGQYKQEDMEAFSKVFNEANALLLNFDATQEEVNSMVGKLSRSFELLKAKVIKEDNKEQEPSNNGTISGNGSNSVNQDNSGTASGNKNTTLVKTGSTVDDSLLVLLGFSLIFGGIIIGIRKKKSS from the coding sequence ATGAAACTGAAAAAACGGTTATCAGCATTGGCACTTGGTATTATGGTACTTTTCAATTCAATAAATTTAAATGTATCTGCCATAACAAAAGATGACCAAGCTATGCAGGAAAAGACAGGGCAGCCATTAGCTTCTTACTGGTTTCCTGAGGAACTTTTAAAGTGGAGTCCTAGCACTGATAAAGATGCAAAATTTAACAGAGGGACAGTACCTCTTCAAAAGAGGGTAAAGGGGAATAAATTAAACAGTACTCAAAGTGATAAGGCTAAGGTTGTATCACTGGCTATTGCCAATGAACATACTAGTTCCACTCCTTCTCAAGGTTCAAATAAGTTTGAAAACTACAATTTTACATATTGGCAATACGTGGATACACTAGTTGCCTGGGCAGGCTCTTCAGGAGAAGGAATTATTGTTCCGCCTAGCTCAGACCTTATAGATTCAGCTCATCGTAATGGAGTTGAAATATTAGGGACAGTATTCTTTCCTCCAGAAGCGTATGGTGGGAAAATTCAATGGGTAAAAGCATTTTTGAGTAAGGACTCTAATGGAAACTTCATTATGGCCGATAAGCTTTTAGAAGCTGCCAAATATTATGGCTTTGATGGATGGTTTATCAATCAGGAAACAAATGGCTTAACGGAAGAAGAAGCTGCTACCTTTAAAGAGTTTTTAGTTTATATTCAAAACAAAAAAGATAAAGACATGCAGATAATGTGGTATGATTCCATGATAAAGAATGGAAATGTTAAATGGCAACGACAGTTAAATGATAATAATAAGCAGTTTTTACAGGATGGAAATACTAGAGTTTCAGATGGTATGTTTTTAGATTTTTATTGGTATTACACCATACAGTGGAATAGTGATGGAACTTATACAGCATTGGAACCGAAAAAACTTGAAAATTCAAAGGCTGTTGCTGAACAATTAGGAAGAAGTCCTTATGATTTATATGCAGGCATAGATGTTCAGGCGAATGGTTATGATACTCTATACTCTATGGATGCAGATTTTAATGAACTATATCCAAACAAGGGAACTGGGGCTTTAAGTACACTATTTCCAGAAGGACAGGAGCCTACAACATCCCTTGGACTTTATTGTCCAAGCTGGACTTATTACTCATCTGCAAATTATGATGAGTTCTTGAAAAAAGAAAATAGATTCTGGGTAAGTGAAAGTGGAGATCCAAGAAACACAAATACTCCGCATCCATGGAAGGGGATATCAAATTACTTTGTGGAAAAGTCACCAGTAACAAGTATTCCATTTGTAACTAACTTCAATATGGGAAACGGAAAGTTCTACAATGTAAATGGAAACAAGGCGGGGAATCTGGAATGGAATAATAGAAGCCTTCAAGAGGTGATGCCAACCTATAGATGGGTTATAGATAATAATGGTGGGAATTTACTAAAAGCTTCAGAAGACTATACAGACTCATACTATGGGGGCTCATCAATTAAGCTTCAGGGAGCACTTAATAAAGGTGGAAATTCTTTAATTAAGCTATATAATTCAGATTTAAAAATACAAGAAGATACTATAATATCGCTTACTTATAAGCAAAATGCAAATACGAATCTAAAGCTAGCTTTAAGCTTTGATGGAAGCAATGAAACAAAGTACTTTGATTTAAAGAGTTCAGGGAATGTCTGGAAAAATTCAGAGGTATCTCTCGCAGATTTTTCTGGAAGGAAGCTAGATAATATCTCACTTTATGTATCAGGCAATGAAAGCAAGGATGACTATAAGCTCAACTTAGGAAGGCTTGAAATAAGGAATAATCTTGATAAACTTATTATAGGCAAGCCATCTAATTTAAAAATTGATGACTCAAAAATTAGAGATAGCTATTTTACAACTGCAAGGCTTAGCTGGGATAAGGTGCCTGGAGAAGTGCAGCAGTATGAAATTTATAGAATTAAAGCAGATGGCAGTAGAGAATTTTTAGGGGCAACTCCTAATAATGCTTATTTTGTGCAGGAGATTCAAAGGGATGGAAGGGAAAAGGACTATAAATTTGCAGTCAAGGCTGTAAATAAGTATTTTGAAGCTTCTGAAAGCAATGAAACCATTATTTCAGGGCAGTGGCCTGACTATCCAGCTCCTAAGGCTAGTTTTGAAATAAGTTCCAGTATAGCTGCCCCTGGTGAGGAGATAGTTTTTAAGAGCACATCCTCCGCAGCTACTGAGCAATTGGAATGGACAATAGAAGGTGCTGTTCCTGACAAAAGTACAGATAAAGAGGTAAAGGTTAAGTTTGATAAAGAAGGAATTTATACAGTATCACTAAAGGCTAAGAATGCTGCCGGGGAAGATGTTATGAGGAAAGATAATCTCATAACTATTTCTAAGGATGCAGTTGGCGGAATAAAGAATTTAGCTTTGAACAAGGCTGCTGAGGCAAGTGGATTTACTAATGACAGTGAGGGTCCTTCAAAGGCTGTAGATGGCAGTGTAAAAAATAAGTGGTGTACTACAAATTCAGGAGACAAGTGGCTTATAGTAGACCTAGGAAAGACATCAACTATTACTGATTTTGCTATAAAGCATGCAGCTGCTGGTGGTGAAGGTGGAGCCTTGAATACCAGTGATTTTAAGATACAGCTAAGTGATGACAAAACTAATTGGAATACTGTAGTTGATGTAAAGGATAATGTGGATGGTATAACAAGGCATCCTATTGATTATACAGCTGCAAGGTACGCAAGACTATATATAACCCAGGCTGAAAAAGGTTCTGGCTCAGGAGGAGCTGCAAGAATTTATGAATTTGAGATAAATGGGGTAGAAGCAGCACAACTCACAGTACCAAAGTACTCGGCTCTTAAGAGTGCACTAAGAGATAAGATATATGAAGGTAAAGATACTTTAAATCAATATAATAAACTTACTAAAGCAGTTTTGGCTTTTAAGGAAGAGCTTTCAAATGCTGAGCAGGTTTTAAATAATGATAGCGCAGAAGCGCAAGCTATAATGGATGAAACAGATAGATTGAACACAGCAATTCAAGAATTTATAAAGAGCAGGGATAAAGCTGATTTTTCCAAGCTTCAGGCTGCAGTAGATTATATGCAAAAGCAGTCTAAGAATTTTATTATAGGAAATAATGCTGGACAATATAAACAAGAGGACATGGAAGCATTCAGCAAGGTTTTTAATGAGGCAAACGCTCTACTATTAAATTTTGATGCAACACAGGAAGAAGTAAATTCCATGGTAGGTAAGCTGAGTAGAAGCTTTGAACTATTAAAGGCAAAGGTTATTAAAGAGGACAATAAAGAGCAAGAGCCTTCAAATAATGGAACTATTTCAGGTAATGGTTCAAATAGTGTAAATCAGGATAATTCAGGTACAGCTAGTGGCAATAAAAACACTACCTTAGTGAAAACAGGTTCCACTGTAGATGATTCATTACTAGTTCTCCTTGGCTTCTCGCTGATATTTGGAGGAATAATAATAGGAATTAGAAAGAAAAAGTCTAGCTAA